CTCAACTGGTGGTTGAGTATCCTGGGCTCTGCCCGTCGGAGGATTCCCTTCGTTGGCGACTTCGAATGCTCAAGGCTGATATCGGCCCCGACTTAAGGGTGTGCGGAGTGTATAGAGATAGGAGAAAAATTCTCATTGACCCAGCGGTGTTTTTCAAGGAAGTTCTCCAATGAAAGAGCTAATTAACGGGCACAGCGTGCCCATAAAGGGGAGGTGTTACCGGATAATATGTATAGATTGAGAGCGCTTCAGATACGAAGATGTAAGGGCATCAAAAAGGATGGGGAGCCTTGTGGAGGTTGGGCTATGTGGGGGCATCCAGAGCAATTGTGCAATATGCATGCGGGAGTTTGGAAGAAAAGGGACCCCAAAGCCCCTCGCCCTCCACGGCGAGCCCGGTCGGTCATTTGCCGTTGTGAAGCGTATAACTGGCCCCACCGTCCCGGGGGTGGGCTGTGCCGGTGGCCCGATCCACCGTTGTGGAGGCACCCGACTCCGGCAGGAACGCACTCGCCACATCGCAGGCGGTCGTGGGAGGAAATGCTTGCGTGGTGGGCCCTCACTCCTAGGCAAAGGTGGGCGATAAGGGAGGCGCAAAAAAGGAAGCGAAGACGAAAATCTCATTTTCCCGCTTGACAAATACTTCAATATGCATTACAATGCAGGGCAGATGGCAAGACGAAAGAAGAAGATTCGAACAAAGGACGCGCAGATCACTCTGCGTTTGAGTAGCACCCTTAGGAAGGCGCTGGAAGAGAAGGCCCGCGCCCGTGAGATTGATCTTACAACCTACTGCCGCATGCTCCTCAAGCTCGGGGTGGATAAAGAGAAAAAAGAGAGGTGATCCCCATGCCACTATGGAAATTCGGAAAAGTTTGGCACTATCGCACTCAGCGCAACGGACGGCGCTTCAGCGTCTCCCTCAAGACGAATGACAAGGCAGAGGCGGAGCGCCGAGCAGCCAAGATGCTGCGAGAAATCGAGAGCGGGGAGTTTGACGTAACCCAGCGAGGCATCCCGCTTGCCAGCGCCGCCAAGCGTTTCCTGGAGCAAATGAAGCCTCGATGGCACCCTGAAACTTGCCGATACCATGCCCTTCATATCAAGCACCTGCTCGATTTCTTCGGTCCGAACCTCACACTGGAAGCTTTCAACCGTAGGACAACGGCTGATTACATTAAGCACCGCAAGGCCTCAATAACGCGCCCTTCAAACGCCACTATTAACAAAGAAATCGGCACACTCTATCAAATGCTACACCAAATGACGGGAAGAAGGCACAGCATCGAAAAACTCCCTGTAGACCGGAAACCTCAACGCCACCTTAGCTCCCAGGAAGAAGCCGACCTGCTCAAGGCATGTAGGAACGGCCACAGGGTTTCTCCCGACCTCTACGACGCGGTTGTGGTGTGCCTGGACACCGGCTTGCGGAGAGGCGAGCTTTTCCGCATCACGCCTTGGCACCTTGACATAGAAAACAAGCAGCTTACCGTGCCGATCTCGAAGACTCACCGGTTCAGAGTAATTCCCTTAACCCCCAGAGCGTTCAGCATTCTCGTGAATCGCGCCAAGACAAGGAGGGCTGATAAACCGGTCTTCTCGCACGAGGACGGCACACCGCACGTTGAATACCTAAGGATGCCCCTGGAAAGGGCGTATAAGAGGGCAGGGCTACCATCGGCACGGCCTTGGTACACGCTCCGCCACACCTTTGCCAATAAGCTGCTAAGGAAGGGTGCACCAATCTACGAAGTAAGGCTCTTGATGGGCCACACCACAGTCACGACCACGGAAATCTACGCTAACTTGCAGCCTCAAAATCTCCATGGGACAATAGGGCTGATAGCCGAAGAAGAGAGCGAAAAGTCCGGGGCAGTGGTTGAAAAACGGTTGAAACTGGTAAAGTGACTGTGAGCGGATTTTTAAAAAGCTCTTTATTTATAGGCACTTGCGCCTGTAGCTCAATCGGATAGAGCAGCGGTTTCCTAAACCGCAGGTTGGGGGTTCAATTCCCTCCAGGCGCGCCCTTCATCCGTCGCCGGCCGACGCGTCCAGAATCTCCCGGATGCGCGCGTAGCGGCGAGGGCTCGTGCGGAACCTCAGGACGGCCTTTGAATCTTGAATGTTTTCGTCGAGCACGTGCGCGAGCTCGTGAATCGAGGCGCGCACCTTGGGCTCGCGGACGAGATTCACCTCGACCGTGTCCTCCTTGTAGCTTGCGGCCACTCGCCCAAGGAACGCCTCGCGCAGGGCGGCGATGCTTTTTTCCTCGCGCGCGCAGACGAACAGGGCGTCGGGGCACAGCCTGCGGGCGCGCTCGAGATGGGCGTCCTCGGCCCGGTCGGTCTTGTTGAAGATGCGGAGGCGGGGCAGCTCGTGCAGGCGCAAGTCCGCCAAAATGCCTTCGGTCGTCTGCATCTGTTCCGCGAACCGCGGATGCGAGACGTCCACCACTTCGAGGAGAAGGTCGGCCTGGGCTAGTTCTTCGAGCGTGCTCTGGAACGACGCGACGAGGCGCGGCGGAAGTTTTCTCAAAAAACCCACCGTGTCGGTGAGGAGCATGGTTTCGCCGAAGGGGCCGCGCATGGAGCGCACCGTCGAATCAAGCGTCGCAAAGAGGCGGTCCTCGACGAACACGCGCGCCTTCGTGAGGGCGTTGAAGAGAGTGCTCTTGCCGGCGTTCGTGTAGCCGACGAAGGCGATCTGGAAAAACGCCTCGCGGGGCGCGCGGCGGACGGCGCGGGCGCGGGCGATTTTCTCAAGGTCGCGCCGCAGGCGCCGGATGCGGTCGCGCAGGATGCGCCGGTCGACCTCAATCTGGGTTTCGCCGGGCCCCGCGCGCGCCGAGAGACTTCCCCGCTGGCGCTCCAGGTGCGACCAGCGGCCCGCAACGTGCGAGAGGTAGTATTCCGACCGCGCAAGCTCCACCTGCGTCTTGGACTCGTGGGAGCGTGCGCGACGCGCGAAGATTTCCAAAATGAGAAGAGTGCGGTCCATGACCTCGACGCCCAGAAGGCGGGTCAGGTTGCGCTCCTGCGCCGGGGAAAGCTCGCAGTCGAAAATCACCTGCGTGGCCTGCTCGCGGCGCACGTGCTCGCCAAGCTCCTGCGCCTTGCCTTGGCCGAGGTAGGTGGCGGGGTCCGGGCGGCCGCGCTGCTGACTCACGCGGTCCACGACGATGCTCCCGAGCGTGTCGGCGAGCCGCGCAAGCTCGTCCAGCGAATCTTCCGCTTCCCAGTCGGCGCCGCCTTTAAGCGCGACGCTTACGAGGATCGCGCGCGCGGCGCTTTCGCTCCCGGCGGGAATGCTTTCCATGCGTTTCTTTTCTCGTTCCATTGTAGCACATGGCCCCCGCCCCACATCCGCCGCGTCGGCGCGCCCTCGGTTGCTTTTGGGGTGCGCGGGAGGTAAAGTGCTTTTGCGGGAAACCGATACGTTATGCTTATTAAAAGATTTTTGATTCTTTGCGCGGGGCTGGCGGTGGCCTCGGGAGGAATCGGATGCGGGGTGCAGGCTCGGCCGCTGCTTGTGGTGGCTCTCGACGGCGCGGACTGGAAAATTGTTCGCCGACTGGTGCAAGAGGGCTCGCTTCCGACGCTCGGCGCCTTCTTCAAGGATGGAGCCGCGGGCCGGCTTGAAGCCGAAAAACCCTACGCGGCGCGCATGCTTTGGGCGACGGCGCTCACGGGCGCCGAGCCCGAGAATCACCGGGTCTACGACGACGCCCACGATTATTTCCTCGAACCGCCGCCGCTTCCGAAGGAACCGCTTTCCTCACGCGTGCCCTATTTCTGGGAGCGCCTGCCGCGGGGTGTGCGCTTCGCCGTCGTGGGCTACGAGGATGCGAGCGCCGCGTCGAGGGCCGCAAATCCCGGAGCCGCGCGCTATGCCGTCAAGAAACTTTTTCACTGGGACTCCCTCCCCCTGATGCCGGACCTCGATGAACCGCCGCTCGCAGCCGTGTTCGGCTACGAGCGCTTTCCCTCGGAGGAATGCGAGGCGGCGACCGCGGAGGCCCTCCAGGTGACCGAGGCCGTCTTCGAGGAGGCCGGGCGACTCCTTGCCGAGGGGTCCTGGGACGGAGCGCTTGTTTTTCTGCCCGGGCTCGATACCGTATCCCATCATTTTATGCATTACGACTCGCCGCGCATGCCCCACATCGGGCACTTGGAGCATAGGCTCTATTACGACGGCGTGCTGAAATTTTTGCAATTCGTGGACGGGCGCTTGGAGAAATTGCTTTCGCATGCGACCGCAAGCTGGAACGTCGCGGTGGTTTCCGCCTACGGCTTCTGCCACGGTTTCGAACGGCCCTATGTGTCCACGGAGCACGCGCAACTGGGAAGCGTGGAGGCATGGCACTCGGCGGACGGTTTCTTTTTATTGAAGGGCCCCGATGTTCGCAAGGTGGAGCTCAAGGGGGCGTGGGTCTACGACGTCGCGCCCACGCTTCTTGCGTTTTTCGGCCGCCGGCCGGAAGGGCCCGGAAGAGTGCTCGACGAAATCTTGAAATTTCCGGCCGCGCCGCTTCGCCGCATCAAGCCGGCGCATCCGCGGCTCGGCCCGGCGCTCTCCCAAGGAAGCACCGCGGTGCGCGCGAGGCACCTTCTCGAAACGAGGCGGTACGCGCTGGCCGAGTCGCTTCTGCGCCCGCTCGCCGAAAGCGAAGAAGAATCCGTCTGGGCCTTTCTCATGGGCCGGAGCGCCCACCGGACGGGACGGCTCGAGGAGGCGGGCGATTGGCTCGAGCTTGCCTCCGGGCTGTGGCCGGAGGAGCTTTCCTCCATCATCGAGCTGAGCCGGGTGCGGGAAAAGCAGGGGCAGGCGGACGAGGCCCTCGAACTTTTGGGCGGGCTGGTTCAAATTTATCCGGAGCCCGACGTCTACAACGCCATGGCCGATCTCTATTACAACTCCTTTTTCTGCGGGCAGGCCGAAATTTACTACCGCAGCGCGACTCAAATCCATATCGGGCAAGTGCTCCCCTACATGCGCATGGCCGAGTGCTTGTCTCGCGACGGGTACCTGGACGAAGCCCTGAACCTGTTGCTTGAGAGCCCGCTGCTCTACAGGGCGGGCTTCGCTTACCTGGCGGCGGGTGAAGCCTATTTGTTCCACGGGAAGTACGATCAGGCGCTTCAGGCCGCCGCCGACGCCCTCAAGCACGACCCGGACCTCTGGCGGGCGCACCTTGTGCGGGCGCGCGCGCTGTGGGCGCAGGGCAAGAAGGAGGATGCGGAAGCGGCTTTTGAAGAAGCCATGTCCATGGCCCCGCGCCGCCCCGAGCCGCTTTACCAAAAGGCGCTTCTTCTTCACGCCGCGCGAGAGAGCCAAGAAGCGTTCCGGCACATGATCGACATCGCCGAGCGCTTCCCGGAGTTTGTGCCTGCCCTGGTCAAGGCCGGTGTCTGGGCGGCGGAGAAGAACAAACGCTCGCTTGCCCGCGATATGCTTCAAGCCGCGCTCGTGCTCGAGCCTCGCAATATGGAGGCCCGGTACACCTTCGACGCGCACTTTTCAAAGAAAAACTCCTGAGCCCATGGCTGCCCCGCTTCGATTCGTGTCTTTGCCCAACCTTCGCTTTCTGCTGGGACTCCTGAGCGCGGGCTGGGCGTTCTCGTGGTTCAGCCTCCTCTACGCGCACACCGCCCTTCCGCTTTGGATAAGCGCCGTGCTCGCCGCGACGGCCGCGCTCGGATGGTGGCTCGGAGGGGCGCTCCGCCGCCTTCCGCCCGTGGTCCTGTGGTGGGCGGCGAGCGCCGGGGCGCTCCTTCCCTGGGTTCTTCTCGCACGCTACGAGACGCTGCCTCTCGCCCTTTACCGCGCCCTTGGAGAATCCCATGTTGCGGCCGCGGCGGCGCTCGCGTTCCTTGTCACCTTCGTGTCGTGGGTGCTGCTGGGAGCGGTGCTCCGAGGCGCCGTGGAGAGGCCGCCCTTTCTGGACCACGCGTGGGCGGGCGGGGTAATGACCTTCGCGCTCGCGGCGCAGTTTCTGGGCTTCGATACCGCGTGGCCCTGGCTGGTGGGATGCTCCGTGCTGGGCGCGGCAGGGGGGGCGGTGGCCGTCGGCGCTTCCAGGGAGCGCGCGGCCCCGCCCATAGCAGGAGGGGAAGCGGCGCATCTTCCCGCCAGGCCCCTCGATGAAGCGCTCATGTGGGCGCTTGGCGCGGCCTACGTCCTTGCGGTGCATCGGCAATTTTCCATGCAGATGGACGGTCTGGGGGCGGCGGCGCTTCCCATGGGAGCGGCCGTGGCCTTTTGGGCCGTCGCGGCGGCAAGAGTTCCTGCCGAAATGCAGAAAGTGCCGCTCACCGCGTTTGGAGCGAGCGTCGGGCTCTTGGGGCTAATTCTTTCACCCCTGCTTGGTGCGCCGCCGCGGATTGCGCAGGCGGCGCCGTGGCTCGTGTGGGTGCTGCCGTTTGCCGTGGCGGTCGTTCTGACCGCCCCCATCGCTTGGCTTCGGGCGGGGCTTTCCCGCGTGCGGACGACGGGCGCGGCCGTCCTCGGCGGCATCCTCCTTGGCGCGCTGGGGGGATATGCGCTGGTCGCACTTCTTTCGTATCCCAGGCACATGTTCGTGCTTTTCAGCGCGGGCATGCTGCTCGGGCTGATGCGGGAAATCCGGCCCTCCGACGTTTCCCTGAACCGTGTCGTACTTGGATGGAGCGCCGCCGTTTTACTTGCGGTGGCGGTCTTCAGGGTGCTTCCCGACGATCCTTCCCGCTACCTGGTTCCCGTGGTGCGGAGCGACACGACGCCCCTCACGGTCGCCGTGCGGCGCGAGACAGCGCCCCTTCCAACCCGGCCTCTGGACGACCGGGGCGAATACGCGTACACCGTCGGTTTCGATGCCAAGCACCACATGCTTCTGCTCGTCTCGAACGGTGCGTTTGAAGCCGTGCGTCCCCAGGCGCTGCGCGGCAGGCAACTCGCCGCGGCCCTCCTTGTCTTTCTCCGCCCGGACGCTCAGGCGGTGCTCCATTTGGGCGAGGGTATGGGCTACGAGATGAGAGGATTGGGTCTGAACATAAACATGGAAACCGTGGATGTCGTCGCGCGCTCCAGACGCTTCCTGCCCTACGCGAGACGCGAGAGCGCAGAGCCGTTTCAATGGGGCGTTCGCCATCCCGCGATTCGCTACCGGGTTGCGCCGGGCCGCTTCGCTCTCCATGGGAGCGACGTCGAAGCCTACGACATTGTCTGGCACAAAGCCGTGGAGCCGTGGAACGAGACCGAGCTTTACCATTCTTTCCGATTCCTCGCGGCGCTCAAGGACCGCCTGACGCCGCAGGGAATTGTGGCCACCCGCATCGACACGGCCTATGTCGGCCCCGACCTTCTGGGCGCGCTCCTTAAAACGTACGCCTCGGTTTTTCCCCGGCTCCAGGTTTGGGCCTTTGACGAAAGGATGGTGTATCTTTTGGCTTCCCCGTCCGGCCTGGTACCCGAGGCGGAGCGATTCTTTGTCCCTTTTCGTCTTCAAACAACTCCCGCCCGGTTTCTCCAAACCTACGGCGTTGACAATCCCCGCACGTTTCTATCCGGCTACCTGGGCGACGAGAAGCTGCTCGAGACGGTTTCCGCCTTTCGGCAGGCGACGGCGCTCTCGGAAGGGAGCGGTCGGCTGTCCCGCCTTCTCCCCCGGGCATGGACGGAAAACAACCCGGCGCCGGGGCCAAGCCTGTTTCCCTCCTCCGAGCCGGTGCGAATTTCCATCCCGGGCCTGGGGGTGCCCTATGCGGACGAAGTGGTCTTTCTCGAAATGCCGCTCGTGGTTAAACCAAAGACGGCCTGGCAGGTGACGTCCGTCGGCTACGAATTTCGCACCGTGACGGTCGAGCCCTTCATGCGCTCCATGCATGCCGTGTTCCAGCTTCAGAGCGAGGACCGTCTGCGCTCCATCACCGTGTGGGAGGAGTTTCGCGAGAACGAGCTCGTCACGCTCGAACACATCGCGCGGAGGTTGAACGTAGGCGAGGAGCTCGGCCACGGGCAGGGGGCGATTACGAACCATCCCCTGCGCTGGTCGCTGAGCGAAGGCAAAGACATGTTCGCCTTCTCGTGGGCCTGGTACTGCCCGGAGAACGAAAAATTCTTCGCCGGCCGCTTCGAGGACCAGTTGCTTCCGGAAGGCGATTGGGAGGACATGCGCCGCGTCGTCGTCGAGCAGGTTTCCTGCCTTCACCCTCCCGCGGGCGAGCCCCAGGAACAGCCGGACGAGCCCGGCCAGCAGCCGGACGAGCCTTGAGGCGGCGGCCATGCAAACAATTTGAGTACGTCCGTACGCCGAGCGGCCTCCGCAAATCATGATGAGGCCCATGCTTGTCGCCGGCCATGAATTACCGCACGCGCACCGAGAGGCTCCGCACCCGCCATCCGTTCGGCATCTCGCGGAGCACGGAGCAAGAGTTCGCTTTCGCGTTCCTCGAAATTCCGGCGGGCGTGCACGTGGGCCTGGGCGAGGCCGCGCCCGCCTCCTACTACGGCGGCGAGACGGAAGAAACGGCGCTCGCGTTCTTTGAGCGCCTGCGAGGCGTCGAGCTGGAGGATGAATTCTCGCCGGCCGAGTTCATGCGCCCGCTACGGGAGGCGACGGAATTCGACGGCGCCGCGAAGGCCGCCGTCGACATGGCGCTCTGGGACCTGTGGGGCAAGCGCTCGGGCGAGCCGGTCTTCGAGGGCCTGGGGCTTCCTCCCCCCCGGCCGAAAGCCACGTCCTTTACCGTAGGCATCGACTCGCCAGAGGCCATGGAGCGAAAAGTGCTCGAGGCCAAGGACTACCCCGTCCTCAAGGTCAAAGTCGGCACGCCGAACGACGAGGAGAACCTGCAAAGGGTCCGCGCCCGCCACAAGGGCGCCCTGCGCGTGGACGCAAACGCCGCGTGGTCACCCGAGGAAGCCCCTCGACGCATCGAGCGCCTCGCGCGCTTCGACCTCGAGCTCGTCGAGCAGCCCATAGACCCAAAAGAAGGCCGCGAGGGCTGGCGCTACGTGAAAGATCGGGTGGCCGTCCCGCTCGTGGCCGACGAGAGCGCGCGCGTCGCCTCGGACCTGGCGGCGCTCGAAGGCGTCGCCGACGGCGTCAACATCAAGCTCATGAAGTGCGGCGGCCTGAGCGCCGCGCGCCGGATGGCGCGGGAAGCGAAAAAACGCGGCCTCAAGGTAATGCTCGGCTGCATGATTGAAACGAGTCTCGCCATTACGGCGGCGTTTCACCTCTCATCGCTCGCCGACTGGCTCGACCTGGACGGCCATCTCCTCCTCGCGGACGACCCGTTCGAGGGCGTGAGGGAAGCGGGGCCGGGAGTGCTAGCAATGCCTCTGGGCGGCGTGGCGGGGCTTGGCGTCTCGGCGCGGCGGTGAGGCGGAAGGGCTAGCGCCCCATGCGGAGGCGCTGAAGGACGGGGCTCTCACGAAGCTGCGGGGAAGCGGAAGCGTCGTCCGACGTGCCCAGTGGGGTGCCCAAAGGCTCGCAGAGGAAACATTCCGTATCCCAGTCACACACTTCATCGCCAAGAGGATTGTCATTCCAGCCGCTCGTGCACAGCGCCTTGGAGGAGCAATCTTCAAGGGTTAGTGTTCCGGAACTTCCACCTGCAGAATTAATGGTTCCGTCAATGCTTGCGCACAGGACATCGTCCGTGCCTGAAAAAACTCCCGTGCTGCAATCAAGCGAGGCTGAAAAGACGTAGAAAAGATCTCCCGGGACCCCACCATAGGGAACGGGGGAAAGCAAGACCAAAATATCGGCCGTGTTGGTGTCCGTGTCTATCACCCCGGCAGGGTCCAGCACGACGCTCATGCCCCAGTCACCTTTGCCCCAGCAACAGCTTTCAGGCGCGGGGAAAGGACTGCACGTTAACGTTAAAGAGTAGCAATCGCAACAAGAGCCTGCCGTGGTATCCACAACGTTGAGCCAGGCGTTGG
The DNA window shown above is from Acidobacteriota bacterium and carries:
- a CDS encoding tetratricopeptide repeat protein; the encoded protein is MLIKRFLILCAGLAVASGGIGCGVQARPLLVVALDGADWKIVRRLVQEGSLPTLGAFFKDGAAGRLEAEKPYAARMLWATALTGAEPENHRVYDDAHDYFLEPPPLPKEPLSSRVPYFWERLPRGVRFAVVGYEDASAASRAANPGAARYAVKKLFHWDSLPLMPDLDEPPLAAVFGYERFPSEECEAATAEALQVTEAVFEEAGRLLAEGSWDGALVFLPGLDTVSHHFMHYDSPRMPHIGHLEHRLYYDGVLKFLQFVDGRLEKLLSHATASWNVAVVSAYGFCHGFERPYVSTEHAQLGSVEAWHSADGFFLLKGPDVRKVELKGAWVYDVAPTLLAFFGRRPEGPGRVLDEILKFPAAPLRRIKPAHPRLGPALSQGSTAVRARHLLETRRYALAESLLRPLAESEEESVWAFLMGRSAHRTGRLEEAGDWLELASGLWPEELSSIIELSRVREKQGQADEALELLGGLVQIYPEPDVYNAMADLYYNSFFCGQAEIYYRSATQIHIGQVLPYMRMAECLSRDGYLDEALNLLLESPLLYRAGFAYLAAGEAYLFHGKYDQALQAAADALKHDPDLWRAHLVRARALWAQGKKEDAEAAFEEAMSMAPRRPEPLYQKALLLHAARESQEAFRHMIDIAERFPEFVPALVKAGVWAAEKNKRSLARDMLQAALVLEPRNMEARYTFDAHFSKKNS
- the hflX gene encoding GTPase HflX, yielding MESIPAGSESAARAILVSVALKGGADWEAEDSLDELARLADTLGSIVVDRVSQQRGRPDPATYLGQGKAQELGEHVRREQATQVIFDCELSPAQERNLTRLLGVEVMDRTLLILEIFARRARSHESKTQVELARSEYYLSHVAGRWSHLERQRGSLSARAGPGETQIEVDRRILRDRIRRLRRDLEKIARARAVRRAPREAFFQIAFVGYTNAGKSTLFNALTKARVFVEDRLFATLDSTVRSMRGPFGETMLLTDTVGFLRKLPPRLVASFQSTLEELAQADLLLEVVDVSHPRFAEQMQTTEGILADLRLHELPRLRIFNKTDRAEDAHLERARRLCPDALFVCAREEKSIAALREAFLGRVAASYKEDTVEVNLVREPKVRASIHELAHVLDENIQDSKAVLRFRTSPRRYARIREILDASAGDG
- a CDS encoding site-specific integrase, which gives rise to MPLWKFGKVWHYRTQRNGRRFSVSLKTNDKAEAERRAAKMLREIESGEFDVTQRGIPLASAAKRFLEQMKPRWHPETCRYHALHIKHLLDFFGPNLTLEAFNRRTTADYIKHRKASITRPSNATINKEIGTLYQMLHQMTGRRHSIEKLPVDRKPQRHLSSQEEADLLKACRNGHRVSPDLYDAVVVCLDTGLRRGELFRITPWHLDIENKQLTVPISKTHRFRVIPLTPRAFSILVNRAKTRRADKPVFSHEDGTPHVEYLRMPLERAYKRAGLPSARPWYTLRHTFANKLLRKGAPIYEVRLLMGHTTVTTTEIYANLQPQNLHGTIGLIAEEESEKSGAVVEKRLKLVK
- a CDS encoding dipeptide epimerase — translated: MNYRTRTERLRTRHPFGISRSTEQEFAFAFLEIPAGVHVGLGEAAPASYYGGETEETALAFFERLRGVELEDEFSPAEFMRPLREATEFDGAAKAAVDMALWDLWGKRSGEPVFEGLGLPPPRPKATSFTVGIDSPEAMERKVLEAKDYPVLKVKVGTPNDEENLQRVRARHKGALRVDANAAWSPEEAPRRIERLARFDLELVEQPIDPKEGREGWRYVKDRVAVPLVADESARVASDLAALEGVADGVNIKLMKCGGLSAARRMAREAKKRGLKVMLGCMIETSLAITAAFHLSSLADWLDLDGHLLLADDPFEGVREAGPGVLAMPLGGVAGLGVSARR